One Setaria italica strain Yugu1 chromosome II, Setaria_italica_v2.0, whole genome shotgun sequence DNA segment encodes these proteins:
- the LOC101777634 gene encoding uncharacterized protein LOC101777634, protein MACHRPSLLLRRRRSIPTPSSLLVLLRHRPFASSPSPPSPPTPASSKPPALSARLAFVFDQLDAIDRSRSSDISARDAALRRIQSWRRPAPPPEASPLEAEPGPGPGPEPDEPKKEAEASAAAAAADEVGRMSMEEVLRREVELVHPWPEWIELMERLAQQRYFDLGRAGDEASMAAAVPMDLSEVSEEAGFDFSRDWTTVKNACMNFGRDRFDILKSLPRKDLQILVGHGCPSMDAKAVFSAKLIRKLVHLDEGDVCSSCNLRNACSRGYILTRKEDEARTLDVMRILLIYGFDHIKETVENKPLLKLKSLKTVVRKLIHEIVKLSAVPIDPNLPPPVIKKPPPKVKQPPPPPKKRVGRDDVEMKKGDWLCPKCDFMNFAKNNICLQCDAKRPKRQLLPGEWECPRCNFLNYRRNMSCFHCEHDRPADEYSKSQMEAKQSALQKRLERPPRKSDVSSAWNFDFDDNESDGADVAAFEFADSSKARGSSSVDNISYRDSTRGSEDEEFRMAETMGKGRDDKFSERDSLPSSRVGFDDFDDEEDDIDSYELDLSKGSQTGGVSRMSYSDLENASDSEGLDELDNGRKSRYAAKDDTTVSADEDEFEDQPSLRSSHLADSWHKTRSRSGSNRYRRASLGSESDEGMNSDLDEDIDKGLGSRRSHSHGNPDRASVRHNALAYSDDEPFADDMDSGMVDRFQSRRTKSSSNISGNFRGRSHDMNDRQSRGDRYNRTKRNEQFNGFDMHRGGPVSDRARRVRGNQLDNGSRGSQRNVRGNWDRRSDFNGRHSGF, encoded by the exons ATGGCGTGCCACCGCCCatcgctcctcctccgccgccggcgcagcatccccaccccttcctccctcctcgtcctcctccgccaccgccccttcgcctcctctccctccccgccCTCGCCCCCCACGCCGGCCTCCTCTAAGCCCCCCGCCCTCTCCGCCCGCCTCGCCTTCGTCTTCGATCAGCTCGACGCCATCGACCGCTCCCGCTCCTCCGACATCTCGGCCCGcgacgccgccctccgccgcatcCAGTCCtggcgccgccccgcgccgcccccggaGGCATCGCCGCTGGAGGCAGAGCCAGGGCCGGGGCCTGGGCCGGAGCCGGACGAACCGAAGAAGGAAGCTgaggcctcggcggcggcggcggcggctgatgAGGTGGGGAGGATGAGCATGGAGGAGGTGCTGCGGAGGGAGGTGGAGCTGGTGCACCCCTGGCCCGAGTGGATCGAACTGATGGAGCGGCTGGCTCAGCAGAGGTACTTCGACCTCGGGCGGGCCGGTGACGAGGCCTCGATGGCCGCTGCTGTGCCCATGGACCTCTCAGAGGTCAGTGAGGAGGCCGGGTTCGACTTCTCCAGGGACTGGACCACTGTTAAGAACGCCTGCATGAACTTTGGCCGCGACCGGTTCGACATCCTCAA GTCCTTGCCAAGGAAGGATCTTCAGATATTGGTTGGCCATGGGTGCCCCAGCATGGATGCAAAAGCGGTGTTTTCTGCAAAGCTTATAAGAAAACTTGTCCATCTTGATGAGGGTGAT GTATGTAGTTCTTGTAATTTACGAAATGCATGTTCGAGGGGCTACATCCTTACACGTAAAGAAGATGAAGCTCGGACTCTTGATGTTATGCGTATTTTATTGATATATGGTTTTGATCACATAAAGGAAACTGTAGAGAACAAACCTCTTCTCAAATTAAAATCTTTGAAGACTGTTGTCCGGAAATTAATACATGAGATTGTGAAGCTGAGCGCTGTTCCTATTGATCCTAATCTTCCACCCCCTGTAATAAAGAAACCTCCTCCTAAGGTGAAGcaaccacctcccccaccaaaGAAGCGAGTCGGACGTGATGATGTAGAGATGAAGAAAGGAGATTGGCTCTGCCCTAA GTGTGACTTCATGAACTTTGCAAAAAACAATATTTGCTTACAATGTGATGCTAAACGTCCCAAAAGGCAACTCCTCCCGGGAGAGTGGGAATGTCCTCG GTGCAATTTCTTGAACTATAGGCGGAATATGTCGTGTTTCCATTGTGAACATGATCGCCCTGCAGATGAGTACTCCAAGAGCCAAATGGAAGCAAAGCAATCGGCACTGCAGAAAAGATTGGAAAGACCACCACGCAAATCTGATGTTTCTAGTGCATGGAACTTTGATTTTGATGATAATGAGTCAGATGGTGCAGATGTTGCTGCATTTGAGTTTGCTGATTCATCTAAAGCGAGGGGGAGCTCATCTGTGGACAACATATCCTATAGAGATTCTACTAGGGGCTCCGAGGATGAGGAATTCAGAATGGCTGAAACAATGGGCAAGGGAAGAGATGATAAGTTCTCAGAAAGAGATAGCTTGCCATCTTCTAGAGTTGGTTTTGATGAttttgatgatgaagaggatgacaTTGACAGCTATGAACTTGACTTATCAAAAGGAAGTCAGACAGGTGGAGTGTCAAGGATGAGTTATTCTGATCTTGAGAATGCTTCTGATTCAGAAGGTTTGGATGAACTTGATAACGGTAGAAAGTCAAGATATGCAGCCAAAGATGATACAACAGTGTCTGCTGATGAGGATGAATTTGAGGATCAGCCTTCCCTGAGATCGAGTCATCTTGCTGATTCTTGGCATAAAACCAGAAGTCGGAGTGGTTCTAATAGATATAGAAGGGCATCTTTAGGATCAGAGAGTGATGAGGGGATGAATTCTGATCTGGACGAGGACATTGACAAAGGTCTAGGAAGTAGACGAAGCCATAGTCATGGAAATCCTGACAGAGCTTCTGTTAGGCACAATGCACTTGCCTACAGTGATGATGAACCATTTGCTGATGATATGGATTCTGGTATGGTTGATCGGTTCCAATCTAGGCGGACTAAGTCTTCCTCAAACATCAGTGGTAACTTCCGTGGCAGGAGCCATGACATGAATGATAGACAGTCTAGAGGTGATCGTTATAATAGAACAAAACGGAATGAACAATTTAACGGTTTTGATATGCATCGTGGTGGGCCGGTCTCGGATAGGGCTCGCAGGGTTAGAGGAAATCAGCTAGATAATGGTTCAAGAGGTTCACAAAGAAATGTAAGAGGAAACTGGGATAGAAGAAGTGATTTTAATGGCAGGCACTCAGGTTTTTAA